The Microbacterium paraoxydans genome includes a window with the following:
- a CDS encoding MFS transporter translates to MVYLPTVLFSLGEGAVIPLIPVIAASMGADVAFAALVASALVVGQLCGNLPAGWAVGRIGERFTMVIAGVIAILAAVGMVFAPSLGVLAASVFLLGLCAAAFGLARHAFMTTRVPLASRARSLSLLGGSFRLGIFIGPFVSAGLLQLFGTEAAAIWFFLACLVVMVVLVLFGPDPEKTVAPLRTTIRFAEDSGEAVTGSIPTVERAGIFQTMWRQRGVLGRLGLAAASLSAVRSARQVVLPLWGLSLGLDASTIALVVGVSGAIDFALFYASGQVMDRFGRLWAAMPAMVLMGAGFLALSVTHDLDSAVLWFGMFAAVLGVGNGLSSGILLTLGADVAPKHDPAAFLGSWRTLTDAGGAVAPLLVSGITAVASLSFAAGAMGLIGLVGAAGFLRWIPRFVPRTPPRTPDPADD, encoded by the coding sequence ATGGTGTACCTGCCGACCGTCCTCTTCTCCCTCGGCGAGGGTGCGGTCATCCCGCTCATCCCGGTCATCGCCGCGTCCATGGGGGCCGACGTCGCCTTCGCCGCCCTCGTCGCCTCGGCGCTCGTGGTCGGTCAGCTGTGCGGCAATCTCCCGGCCGGCTGGGCCGTGGGGCGCATCGGCGAGCGCTTCACGATGGTGATCGCGGGCGTCATCGCCATCCTCGCCGCCGTCGGCATGGTGTTCGCGCCGTCGCTCGGGGTCCTCGCGGCGTCCGTGTTCCTCCTGGGCCTGTGCGCCGCGGCGTTCGGGCTCGCCCGGCACGCGTTCATGACCACGCGGGTGCCGCTGGCGTCCCGCGCCCGCTCGCTCTCCCTGCTCGGCGGCAGCTTCCGTCTGGGCATCTTCATCGGCCCGTTCGTCTCCGCGGGTCTCCTGCAGCTCTTCGGCACCGAGGCCGCGGCGATCTGGTTCTTCCTCGCCTGCCTCGTGGTCATGGTCGTGCTCGTGCTCTTCGGACCGGATCCGGAGAAGACGGTCGCACCGCTGCGGACGACGATCCGGTTCGCGGAGGACAGCGGAGAGGCCGTGACCGGGTCGATCCCCACCGTCGAGCGGGCCGGGATCTTCCAGACCATGTGGCGGCAGCGCGGAGTGCTCGGTCGGCTCGGACTCGCCGCGGCCTCGCTGTCCGCGGTGCGATCGGCACGGCAGGTCGTCCTGCCGCTGTGGGGGCTCTCGCTGGGTCTCGACGCGTCGACCATCGCCCTCGTCGTCGGCGTGTCCGGAGCCATCGACTTCGCCCTGTTCTACGCCAGCGGCCAGGTGATGGACCGCTTCGGCCGGCTCTGGGCGGCGATGCCCGCGATGGTACTGATGGGCGCCGGGTTCCTCGCCCTGTCGGTCACGCACGACCTCGACTCCGCCGTGCTCTGGTTCGGCATGTTCGCCGCGGTCCTCGGCGTCGGCAACGGACTGTCGAGCGGCATCCTCCTCACTCTCGGCGCGGACGTCGCCCCGAAGCACGACCCGGCCGCGTTCCTCGGGTCGTGGCGCACCCTCACCGATGCCGGCGGCGCGGTCGCCCCGCTCCTCGTCTCGGGCATCACCGCGGTCGCGTCCCTGTCGTTCGCGGCGGGGGCCATGGGCCTGATCGGACTCGTCGGCGCCGCCGGGTTCCTCCGCTGGATCCCCCGGTTCGTGCCCCGCACGCCGCCGCGCACGCCGGACCCGGCCGACGACTGA
- a CDS encoding pilus assembly protein TadG-related protein translates to MRGRVPALKQHGEGDDDGSVLLLVLGYLMLALAVLFVCICATDLYIAQKRLDGLADAAALAGADGFTLQVEREVPRATLTDAGVAEQAVPLVRGAGFEATVVDASTPDGVSARVTVAATWHPPLLSPFVPDGVPLQATATSRTALR, encoded by the coding sequence ATGAGGGGACGCGTACCGGCCCTGAAGCAGCACGGTGAGGGCGACGACGACGGGAGCGTGCTGCTGCTCGTGCTCGGCTACCTCATGCTCGCGCTCGCGGTGCTGTTCGTGTGCATCTGCGCCACCGACCTCTACATCGCCCAGAAGCGGCTGGACGGGCTCGCGGATGCGGCGGCGCTCGCCGGAGCGGACGGCTTCACGCTGCAGGTGGAGAGGGAGGTGCCGCGCGCGACGCTCACCGACGCGGGGGTGGCCGAGCAGGCGGTGCCGCTCGTCCGCGGAGCGGGGTTCGAGGCGACCGTCGTCGACGCGTCCACCCCGGATGGCGTGAGCGCGCGCGTCACCGTCGCGGCGACCTGGCACCCGCCGCTGCTCTCGCCGTTCGTGCCGGACGGGGTGCCCCTCCAGGCGACGGCCACGAGCCGGACGGCACTGCGCTGA